A stretch of the Natribaculum luteum genome encodes the following:
- a CDS encoding ABC transporter ATP-binding protein, producing the protein MAAIELTDLTKRFDDVTAVDGIDLTVRNGEFLVVVGPSGCGKSTTLRCIAGLETPTDGAIRIGDENVTYREPHERDIAMVFQNYALYPHMTARRNMTFGMKSATSFSSEEIDERVTNAAEILGITGLLDRKPAALSGGERQRVALGRAIVRDPAVFLMDEPLSNLDAKLRVQMRTELAKLHEDLQTTTVYVTHDQTEAMTLGDRVVVMNDGRIQQIDSPQHLYDYPANRFVAEFIGDPAMNMLEVTVDDEPNGPVVRHEAFDLSVPAAPELEDRTGSAHLGFRPEDVSITDRVTGGVIEATVTVTESLGDSRLLYCRAGSDEFKVQAAPRTDLAAGDTVTLTLDEDRLHLFDDDTDEALYHSDGEHLRVASAVE; encoded by the coding sequence ATGGCAGCTATTGAACTCACAGACCTGACGAAACGCTTCGACGACGTCACCGCAGTCGACGGGATCGACCTCACGGTCCGAAACGGCGAGTTCCTCGTGGTCGTCGGTCCCTCGGGCTGTGGGAAGTCGACGACGCTTCGCTGCATCGCCGGTCTCGAAACGCCGACCGACGGCGCGATTCGGATCGGCGACGAGAACGTAACCTATCGCGAACCACACGAACGGGACATCGCGATGGTGTTCCAGAACTACGCGCTGTACCCCCACATGACGGCCAGACGGAACATGACGTTCGGGATGAAGTCCGCGACGTCGTTCTCGAGCGAGGAGATCGACGAACGTGTCACGAACGCAGCCGAGATCCTCGGGATCACCGGGCTTCTCGATCGGAAGCCGGCTGCCCTCTCGGGTGGAGAACGCCAGCGCGTCGCCCTCGGTCGCGCCATCGTTCGCGATCCGGCCGTCTTTCTCATGGACGAGCCGCTGTCGAACCTCGACGCGAAGCTTCGCGTCCAGATGCGAACGGAACTGGCGAAGCTCCACGAGGACCTGCAGACGACGACGGTCTACGTCACCCACGACCAGACCGAGGCGATGACGCTCGGTGACCGCGTCGTCGTGATGAACGACGGACGGATCCAGCAGATCGACAGCCCACAGCACCTCTATGACTACCCGGCAAACCGCTTCGTCGCCGAATTCATCGGCGACCCCGCGATGAACATGCTCGAGGTGACCGTCGACGACGAACCGAACGGCCCGGTCGTCCGCCACGAGGCGTTCGACCTCTCGGTGCCAGCAGCACCCGAACTCGAAGACAGAACGGGATCTGCTCACCTCGGATTCCGTCCGGAAGACGTCTCGATCACGGATCGGGTGACAGGTGGCGTGATCGAGGCAACGGTTACGGTGACCGAATCGCTCGGCGACAGCCGGTTGCTCTACTGCCGTGCCGGGAGTGACGAGTTCAAGGTCCAGGCTGCGCCGCGGACGGACCTGGCCGCAGGCGATACCGTGACGTTGACGCTCGACGAGGATCGGCTCCATCTGTTCGACGACGACACCGACGAGGCGCTCTACCACTCCGACGGAGAGCACCTCCGCGTCGCCTCCGCCGTCGAGTGA
- a CDS encoding helix-turn-helix domain-containing protein: MPRANLTLTLPEDVWIGDVSRTYPDAQFRILSAFPAENGGVGLAEVSADSLRAVLTEIQNHESIAELYVLQRHQDTALIQFETPMPLLLLPIQGSGIPLEMPFTIRDGEAEWEITAPQDRLSELGTQLEEFGISFTVNDVSQHIEPTRLLTAKQLQLVREAVDRGYYDTPRCCSLTELADELGIAKSTCSETLHRAEEKIIKEFMEGAADSVPDSTFA, encoded by the coding sequence ATGCCACGCGCAAACCTCACGCTCACGCTCCCGGAGGACGTCTGGATCGGCGACGTCTCGCGTACGTACCCGGACGCGCAGTTCAGGATCCTCTCGGCGTTTCCGGCCGAGAACGGCGGCGTCGGACTCGCGGAGGTTAGCGCCGACAGCCTCAGAGCGGTGCTCACCGAAATCCAGAACCACGAATCCATCGCGGAACTGTACGTGCTGCAACGCCACCAGGACACTGCGTTGATCCAGTTCGAGACGCCGATGCCGCTGTTGTTACTGCCGATTCAGGGGTCGGGCATCCCACTCGAGATGCCGTTTACGATCAGAGACGGGGAGGCCGAGTGGGAGATTACGGCCCCACAGGATCGGCTCTCCGAACTCGGGACGCAACTCGAGGAGTTCGGCATCTCGTTTACGGTCAACGACGTCAGCCAGCACATCGAGCCGACGCGGCTCCTGACGGCCAAACAGCTGCAACTCGTCCGGGAGGCCGTCGATCGCGGCTACTACGACACGCCCCGGTGTTGCTCGCTGACCGAGTTGGCCGACGAACTCGGAATCGCGAAGTCGACCTGCAGCGAGACGCTCCATCGAGCGGAGGAAAAGATCATCAAGGAGTTCATGGAAGGGGCGGCCGACAGCGTCCCCGACTCGACGTTCGCGTGA
- a CDS encoding zinc ribbon domain-containing protein produces MAKSTSQKRPWLAALLAVVATGLGHLYLRRWRRAFAWLAVSFAVTALFVEPAAVDEFIVGNWTPDTLRAIAPMLVVVGLSIVDAYLLARTQNLGTRPSSLSDGDAASCPHCGNELDPELEFCHWCTNPIADADHDRTEPSERSN; encoded by the coding sequence ATGGCCAAGTCGACGTCGCAGAAACGACCGTGGCTCGCAGCGCTGCTCGCAGTAGTCGCGACCGGTCTCGGCCACCTCTACCTGCGCCGGTGGCGACGTGCGTTCGCGTGGCTCGCGGTCTCGTTTGCCGTGACCGCGCTGTTCGTCGAGCCGGCGGCAGTCGACGAGTTTATCGTCGGAAACTGGACTCCTGACACGCTACGGGCGATCGCACCGATGTTAGTCGTCGTGGGATTGAGCATCGTCGACGCGTACCTCCTCGCTCGAACCCAAAACCTGGGTACTCGCCCGTCCAGTCTGTCCGACGGAGACGCCGCCTCCTGTCCCCACTGTGGCAACGAGCTCGATCCCGAACTCGAGTTCTGCCACTGGTGTACGAATCCGATCGCGGACGCTGATCACGACCGCACTGAACCGTCGGAACGGAGTAACTAG
- a CDS encoding acyl-CoA dehydrogenase family protein: MDALENNIADGILSDEHRLFRDETRKFVENEVLPEARERDVEQEPMSDDLIRQMAEMGFFGILIDEEYDGLGLDLKTYAVIAEELSRGWLSVGSIIARGQSLAGATEAQKEHYLPKMARGEMLKSIAISEAEAGSDVSNMRTRAEKDGDEYVLNGQKMWCTFAKGSDFILTYAVTDPDAEPAYKGISGFIVEKPAGTFDREGLSGQPVNKIGYHGWKTWMVNFDDVRVSEDKLVGGEEGQGFYQIMEFFEEGRVHTAARAVGLARAALEDSLEYAQDREQFDQPISDFQAIRFKLADMATKIEAARALTLLVAEAVDRGDRADAQAAMAKLFATEIAEEVTSEGIQIHGGYGYTTEFDVERHWRDARLTKIFEGTNEIQKRIIADRLL, encoded by the coding sequence ATGGACGCACTCGAGAACAACATCGCCGACGGGATCCTCTCAGACGAGCACCGGCTGTTTCGGGACGAGACGCGAAAGTTCGTCGAGAACGAGGTGCTCCCGGAAGCCCGCGAGCGAGATGTCGAGCAGGAACCGATGTCCGACGACCTGATCCGCCAGATGGCGGAGATGGGATTCTTCGGGATTCTCATCGACGAGGAGTACGACGGACTGGGCCTGGACCTGAAGACGTACGCGGTCATCGCCGAGGAACTGTCCCGCGGATGGCTGAGCGTCGGGAGTATCATCGCCCGCGGGCAGAGTCTCGCCGGGGCGACCGAAGCCCAAAAGGAGCACTACCTCCCGAAGATGGCCCGTGGCGAGATGCTAAAGAGCATCGCGATTTCGGAAGCCGAGGCTGGCTCCGACGTCTCCAACATGCGGACCCGCGCAGAGAAGGACGGCGACGAGTACGTTCTGAACGGTCAGAAAATGTGGTGTACGTTCGCGAAGGGGTCGGACTTCATCCTCACCTACGCCGTCACGGACCCGGACGCAGAGCCCGCCTACAAGGGTATCTCGGGGTTCATCGTCGAGAAGCCTGCCGGCACGTTCGACCGCGAGGGGTTGAGCGGCCAGCCGGTGAACAAGATCGGCTATCACGGCTGGAAGACCTGGATGGTGAACTTCGACGACGTGCGGGTGAGCGAAGACAAACTCGTCGGTGGCGAGGAGGGACAGGGCTTCTACCAGATCATGGAGTTCTTCGAAGAGGGGCGCGTTCACACTGCCGCCCGCGCAGTCGGCCTCGCCAGAGCCGCCCTTGAAGACTCCCTCGAGTACGCCCAGGACCGAGAGCAGTTCGACCAGCCCATCTCTGACTTCCAGGCCATCCGGTTCAAACTCGCCGACATGGCAACGAAAATCGAGGCCGCGCGGGCGCTAACCCTCCTCGTCGCGGAGGCCGTCGACCGCGGCGATCGCGCGGACGCCCAGGCCGCGATGGCGAAACTGTTCGCTACCGAGATCGCAGAGGAGGTCACGAGCGAGGGCATCCAGATCCACGGCGGCTACGGCTACACCACGGAGTTCGACGTGGAACGCCACTGGCGGGACGCCCGCCTCACGAAGATCTTCGAAGGGACGAACGAGATTCAAAAGCGGATTATCGCCGACCGACTACTCTGA
- a CDS encoding 3-hydroxyacyl-CoA dehydrogenase family protein, whose amino-acid sequence MSASAIDRVAIVGTGMMGYGIGTVYSSQGCTVRMYDVSEEALAQAETNVEATLTTLANAGRIPTEDIDAIADRITYHDALDAAVEDADLVTEAVTEDLEIKQEVFERLDRHAPASATLATNTSGLSITEIASVVDDPSRVVGTHWFNPPHIVPLVEVVRGDQTADATVDRMYDLLEAAGKEPVEVKKDIPGFIGNRIQMAMDFEAWSLLQMGVASAEDIDRAVRAGFGFRVPVLGVFKKSDFTGLDIYEEVMSYLLQEIDRGTEPSESLRTLVDEGHYGVKTGQGVYDWEGADFENLADERDRQLLALLDAYEEAID is encoded by the coding sequence ATGAGTGCGTCAGCAATTGACCGCGTCGCCATCGTCGGCACAGGGATGATGGGCTATGGGATCGGCACTGTCTACTCTAGTCAGGGGTGCACCGTCCGCATGTACGACGTCTCGGAAGAGGCGCTCGCGCAGGCCGAAACAAACGTTGAGGCGACCCTTACAACGCTTGCGAATGCTGGCCGGATTCCGACCGAAGATATCGATGCCATCGCCGACCGGATCACCTACCACGACGCGCTCGACGCCGCCGTCGAGGACGCCGACCTGGTGACAGAGGCGGTGACGGAGGATCTCGAAATCAAACAGGAGGTGTTCGAGCGACTCGACCGCCACGCCCCGGCGTCGGCCACACTCGCGACGAACACATCGGGCCTGTCGATCACGGAGATCGCCAGCGTCGTCGACGACCCTAGCCGCGTCGTCGGGACCCACTGGTTCAATCCGCCACACATCGTCCCGCTGGTCGAGGTCGTAAGGGGCGACCAGACGGCCGATGCGACCGTGGACCGCATGTACGACTTACTGGAAGCGGCCGGCAAGGAGCCGGTCGAAGTCAAGAAGGACATTCCCGGGTTCATCGGGAACCGCATCCAGATGGCGATGGACTTCGAGGCGTGGTCACTGCTCCAGATGGGCGTAGCCAGTGCCGAGGATATCGACCGCGCCGTGCGGGCCGGATTCGGGTTCCGCGTTCCCGTTCTGGGCGTCTTCAAGAAATCTGATTTCACCGGACTGGACATTTACGAAGAAGTGATGTCATACCTTCTGCAGGAGATCGACCGCGGGACCGAGCCGTCGGAATCGCTCCGGACGCTCGTGGACGAGGGACACTACGGCGTGAAAACGGGACAGGGCGTCTACGACTGGGAAGGAGCCGACTTCGAGAACCTCGCTGACGAGCGTGATCGACAGTTGCTGGCGCTTCTCGACGCCTACGAGGAGGCCATCGACTAG
- a CDS encoding N-acyl homoserine lactonase family protein, giving the protein MVEVTIDLFSRGRMQLDPHFMKEGAILASRDDPTPTIERLDASIHNAVIDHPAGTFLWDTGSHPNAADGYWPDALYNLVEQDDAAEHELDDDLAELGYDLDDIDYVIQSHLHHDHAGGLTYFEGTDIPVIVHEQELKFAYYNGATGEDHNPYVVEDFHRDLNWHVLHQDQTSPFEGIEFVRCPGHTPGMVATIVHCDDPGTIIIAGDAAHLEFNYENEHPIGGALIDDKRAWFESVRHLQELEREYDAEHVIFGHDMDQFNRLEGRIA; this is encoded by the coding sequence ATGGTAGAAGTTACCATTGACCTCTTCAGCCGGGGACGGATGCAACTCGATCCACACTTCATGAAGGAGGGCGCGATCCTAGCGTCTCGGGACGATCCGACGCCGACCATCGAGCGGCTGGATGCCTCGATCCACAACGCCGTTATCGATCATCCGGCAGGGACATTCTTGTGGGATACGGGCTCGCATCCGAACGCGGCGGACGGGTACTGGCCCGATGCGCTGTACAACCTCGTCGAGCAGGACGATGCTGCCGAGCATGAACTTGACGACGATCTCGCCGAGCTTGGGTACGACCTTGACGACATCGACTACGTTATTCAGTCACATCTCCACCACGACCACGCTGGTGGGCTCACATACTTCGAGGGGACGGACATACCCGTCATTGTCCACGAGCAAGAGCTGAAGTTCGCCTACTACAACGGGGCGACCGGCGAGGACCACAACCCCTACGTCGTCGAGGATTTCCACCGCGACCTGAACTGGCATGTGCTCCACCAAGATCAGACGAGCCCCTTCGAAGGGATCGAGTTCGTCCGCTGTCCAGGCCACACGCCTGGGATGGTTGCGACGATCGTTCATTGTGACGACCCCGGCACGATCATAATTGCAGGCGACGCCGCGCATCTGGAGTTCAACTACGAGAATGAGCATCCGATCGGTGGGGCCCTCATCGACGACAAACGCGCGTGGTTCGAGAGTGTTCGCCACCTGCAGGAACTCGAACGGGAATATGACGCTGAGCACGTGATCTTCGGGCACGATATGGACCAGTTCAACCGGCTCGAAGGCCGCATCGCCTGA
- a CDS encoding TetR/AcrR family transcriptional regulator, translating into MADPSEETPSSTDEEIMLATYRALCEYGYADLTIKRIADEYGKSTAAIHYHYDTKDDLLAAFLDYILDQFKDAVHEVETTDPEQRLDLLLDKLLVDLRDHQDLLVAMLEMRSQAPYTDRFSERFQQNDEYIRYMLRTVIDHGIEEGVFDDVDAEHVARTLMTIVDGARTRAVVCDEEDVLTTARRAADEYVTAVLVSDTRDAVDDSADPETNER; encoded by the coding sequence ATGGCTGATCCGTCGGAGGAGACCCCCTCCAGCACAGACGAGGAGATCATGCTCGCGACCTACCGTGCGCTGTGCGAGTACGGGTACGCCGATCTCACGATCAAACGAATCGCTGACGAGTACGGCAAGTCGACCGCTGCGATCCACTACCACTACGACACGAAAGACGACCTGCTCGCGGCGTTTCTCGACTACATCCTCGATCAGTTCAAAGACGCCGTCCACGAGGTCGAGACGACGGATCCCGAACAGCGACTGGACCTGCTGCTCGACAAACTCCTCGTCGATCTCAGAGACCACCAGGACCTGCTCGTCGCGATGCTGGAGATGCGAAGTCAGGCGCCGTACACGGACCGATTCAGCGAACGGTTCCAGCAGAACGACGAGTACATTCGGTACATGCTCCGCACGGTGATCGACCATGGAATCGAAGAAGGCGTGTTCGACGACGTCGACGCCGAACACGTGGCCCGGACGCTCATGACGATCGTCGACGGTGCCCGGACTCGAGCAGTCGTATGCGACGAAGAGGACGTGCTGACGACGGCGAGACGCGCCGCCGACGAGTACGTCACTGCCGTGCTGGTGAGCGACACTCGAGACGCGGTCGACGATAGCGCCGATCCAGAAACAAACGAGCGCTAG
- a CDS encoding glycerophosphodiester phosphodiesterase gives MIDPRTTRRQLVGALALGGTVAVGTTLSRTWSVDVIAHRGFAGEQPENTTEAVRYAASRADAIEVGGRRCGLGKLVCFHDETLDRPADATGLVGETDLETVRDSGGRSRDSLRLPRRLGASRSTDRRPDTGR, from the coding sequence ATGATCGATCCACGGACGACGCGCCGGCAACTGGTCGGCGCGCTGGCACTCGGCGGAACAGTCGCAGTCGGGACGACGCTCTCTCGCACCTGGTCGGTCGACGTCATCGCCCACCGCGGCTTCGCCGGTGAACAGCCCGAGAACACGACCGAAGCGGTCCGCTACGCGGCCTCCCGCGCCGATGCGATCGAGGTCGGCGGCAGGCGCTGTGGGTTGGGCAAACTGGTCTGTTTCCACGACGAAACCCTCGATCGACCCGCGGACGCGACCGGCCTGGTCGGCGAAACCGACCTCGAGACGGTACGCGATTCGGGAGGGCGAAGCCGCGATTCATTGCGGCTTCCCCGTCGTCTGGGAGCTTCTCGATCAACCGATCGACGGCCCGACACAGGTCGATGA
- a CDS encoding cupin domain-containing protein — protein MAETKPQPVIRRAAEIEYETVDLADGLRKGVVLADDQHTPHFNMRRFELDPGARVPRHTNEVEHEQYVLNGEYVVGIGDETHTVSAGDALLIPAGVEHWYRNDGDEPGAFICLVPKATDEITVTE, from the coding sequence ATGGCTGAAACCAAACCACAGCCGGTGATCCGACGCGCCGCGGAGATCGAGTACGAGACGGTCGACCTAGCCGATGGCCTCCGCAAGGGAGTAGTGCTCGCCGACGACCAGCACACGCCGCACTTCAACATGCGCCGGTTCGAGCTTGACCCCGGGGCGCGGGTTCCCCGACACACAAACGAGGTTGAACACGAACAGTACGTCCTCAACGGGGAGTACGTGGTCGGGATCGGGGACGAGACCCACACGGTATCGGCGGGCGACGCGCTGCTCATCCCTGCGGGCGTCGAACACTGGTATCGGAACGACGGCGATGAACCCGGGGCGTTCATCTGTCTCGTCCCGAAGGCCACCGACGAGATCACTGTCACCGAGTGA
- a CDS encoding nitric-oxide reductase large subunit: MEVSRRTIAKALVVVFVLNLIVMGVGALYSYQQVPPIPQEVVGPDDETVATESEVQAGKAVFQKNGLMNHGSILGNGAYYGVDYTSDALELKVEFMREYYAQQRYETAYSALEEPDQASVDSLVRSDLDESVARDTDAVRYSAAEAYAHQQVRDVYVDRYHGGATDRGIPAEFVESEEEASQFADFALWTAWISHTDRPGSDHSYTNEWPYSPAAGNVPMGATMIWSVISMVLLVGAVGIGVWLYKSVELPEPKIESLEIPPPDEIVLMPSQRAATRFIPLAAALFVLQVLLGGLLAHYYVERHAFFGIEELFGVKLLEVLPFAMAKTFHLDLGVLWIASLWLGAGLFLAPLLTGHEPDRQRTYVHLLLGALVVAAVGGLAGIWLGAQGYIDGDLWWILGNEGLEYVEVGRLWQFGLLVGFGLWTVLVWRGFKPMLDSEARYGLAHMIIYAGGSIGLLFVAGMFYTPQTNIVMTEFWRWWVVHMWVEGAFEFFIVAVIGLTLVSMGLLRKQSAEKAVAFQAFFVMGSGVIGAAHHYWWIGQPDVWLPFGTVFSTLELIPLILILFEALSHYRTLATSDETFPYTLPFMFIIASGAWNFLGAGVLGFFINLPLINYYEHGTYLTVGHAHAAMFGAFGFLAIGMATYMLRIATKPGEWTERRLRWAFWLWNVGLAVMVFVSVLPVGFLQLETAFTEGYAAARGLAFYESEIVQLLFWARLPGDTMLILGTLVFAYDVVQKRFTLRSVSTPSETPPTGTIPDRVMAEDDD, from the coding sequence ATGGAAGTAAGCCGTCGAACGATCGCGAAAGCCCTCGTCGTGGTTTTCGTCCTCAACCTGATCGTCATGGGAGTCGGCGCACTGTACTCGTACCAGCAGGTGCCGCCCATTCCACAGGAGGTCGTCGGTCCGGACGACGAGACCGTCGCCACCGAGTCGGAGGTGCAGGCCGGCAAGGCCGTCTTCCAGAAGAACGGGTTGATGAACCACGGGTCGATCCTCGGCAACGGTGCGTACTACGGCGTCGACTACACCTCCGACGCACTCGAGTTGAAAGTGGAGTTCATGCGCGAGTACTACGCCCAGCAGCGGTACGAGACGGCGTATTCCGCACTCGAAGAACCGGACCAGGCGAGCGTCGACAGCCTCGTGCGGTCGGACCTGGACGAGTCGGTCGCCCGTGATACGGACGCCGTTCGGTACTCGGCCGCCGAGGCGTACGCACACCAGCAGGTCAGGGACGTCTACGTCGACCGCTATCACGGCGGTGCCACCGATCGGGGCATTCCAGCTGAATTCGTCGAGTCGGAGGAAGAGGCGAGCCAGTTCGCGGACTTCGCGCTCTGGACAGCCTGGATCTCCCACACAGATCGACCCGGTAGCGACCACAGTTACACGAACGAGTGGCCCTACTCGCCGGCTGCCGGGAACGTCCCGATGGGCGCGACGATGATCTGGAGCGTCATCAGCATGGTCTTGCTCGTCGGTGCCGTCGGAATCGGCGTCTGGCTGTACAAGTCCGTCGAACTACCTGAACCGAAGATCGAGAGCCTCGAGATCCCCCCACCGGACGAGATCGTCCTCATGCCGAGCCAGCGGGCGGCAACGCGCTTTATCCCGCTCGCCGCGGCGCTGTTCGTCCTGCAGGTCCTCCTTGGGGGACTGCTGGCACACTACTACGTCGAACGTCACGCCTTCTTCGGGATCGAGGAACTGTTCGGGGTCAAACTCCTCGAGGTGCTCCCGTTTGCGATGGCGAAGACCTTCCACCTCGACCTCGGCGTGCTGTGGATCGCCTCGCTCTGGCTCGGCGCGGGCCTGTTCCTGGCACCGCTGCTGACCGGCCACGAGCCCGATCGACAGCGAACGTACGTCCACCTCCTCCTCGGGGCGCTCGTCGTCGCGGCCGTCGGCGGACTCGCCGGCATCTGGCTCGGCGCACAGGGCTACATCGACGGCGATCTCTGGTGGATCCTCGGCAACGAGGGCCTCGAGTACGTCGAGGTCGGCCGCCTCTGGCAGTTTGGCCTCCTCGTCGGCTTCGGGCTGTGGACGGTGCTGGTCTGGCGCGGGTTCAAGCCGATGCTCGACAGCGAAGCCCGCTACGGGCTCGCACACATGATCATCTACGCGGGCGGGTCGATCGGACTGCTGTTCGTCGCCGGCATGTTCTACACGCCGCAGACGAACATCGTCATGACGGAGTTCTGGCGCTGGTGGGTCGTCCACATGTGGGTCGAAGGCGCCTTCGAGTTCTTCATCGTCGCCGTCATCGGGCTGACGCTCGTCAGTATGGGGCTGCTCCGGAAGCAATCCGCCGAGAAGGCCGTGGCCTTCCAGGCGTTTTTCGTGATGGGATCCGGCGTCATCGGCGCGGCCCACCACTACTGGTGGATCGGCCAGCCCGACGTCTGGCTCCCGTTCGGGACGGTGTTCTCGACGCTCGAGCTCATTCCGTTGATCCTCATCCTCTTCGAGGCGTTGAGCCACTACCGGACGCTGGCGACGAGCGACGAGACCTTCCCGTACACGCTGCCGTTCATGTTCATCATCGCGAGCGGGGCCTGGAACTTCCTCGGTGCCGGCGTGCTCGGCTTCTTCATCAACCTCCCACTGATCAACTACTACGAACACGGGACCTACCTCACCGTCGGGCACGCACACGCCGCGATGTTCGGCGCGTTCGGCTTCCTCGCGATCGGGATGGCGACGTACATGCTCCGCATCGCGACGAAACCAGGCGAGTGGACCGAACGCCGACTCAGGTGGGCGTTCTGGCTCTGGAACGTCGGGCTGGCGGTCATGGTGTTCGTCTCCGTGCTGCCCGTCGGCTTCCTCCAGCTCGAGACGGCGTTCACGGAAGGCTACGCGGCCGCCCGCGGGCTCGCGTTCTACGAAAGCGAAATCGTCCAGCTGCTGTTCTGGGCGCGACTCCCCGGAGATACGATGTTGATCCTCGGCACGCTCGTGTTCGCGTACGACGTGGTACAAAAGCGGTTCACGCTCCGGTCTGTGTCGACGCCGAGCGAGACACCACCGACGGGGACGATCCCCGACCGCGTGATGGCAGAAGACGACGACTGA
- a CDS encoding SDR family NAD(P)-dependent oxidoreductase, whose protein sequence is MANEQITPPEVQTDDILRVNDPAFTLENVALVTGAASGIGRATALALAANGLTVAATDIDTEGLADTVDRAAELNLDGRIVEISGDLTVDADIETVVNEAATLGTITYLVNIAGAQHISPIEDFSMETYDHLHRIMLRAPLYLTKLCLPHMRDSADGRGCVGNMCSAHGHYVTADKVAYNISKFGLRGLTQSVAAEGDGRIRAFSVSTEYVKTPLVTDQIPDTAAQRGLTPQEVVSEVMLSESRSTEMMDPVEVANLFVFGLSQHGQHLNGGDLRWDGGMTLTY, encoded by the coding sequence ATGGCAAACGAACAAATCACACCTCCTGAGGTACAGACTGACGACATCTTGCGGGTCAACGATCCGGCTTTCACCCTCGAGAACGTCGCGCTCGTGACGGGTGCGGCCAGCGGGATCGGCCGCGCCACCGCGCTCGCGCTGGCCGCCAACGGCCTGACGGTCGCAGCAACCGATATCGACACAGAGGGGCTCGCAGACACGGTTGATCGGGCCGCAGAACTGAACCTCGACGGTCGCATCGTCGAGATTTCTGGGGATCTCACGGTCGATGCGGACATTGAGACGGTCGTCAACGAGGCAGCCACGCTCGGGACGATCACGTACCTCGTGAACATCGCGGGCGCACAGCACATCAGCCCGATTGAGGACTTCTCGATGGAGACGTACGACCATCTCCATCGGATCATGCTCCGCGCGCCCCTCTATCTCACGAAACTCTGCCTCCCGCACATGCGCGATTCAGCTGATGGACGTGGGTGTGTCGGGAACATGTGTTCGGCCCACGGGCACTACGTGACGGCTGACAAGGTGGCGTACAACATCTCGAAGTTCGGCCTTCGAGGCCTCACGCAGTCAGTCGCGGCGGAGGGCGACGGACGGATCAGAGCGTTCAGCGTCAGCACCGAGTACGTCAAGACTCCACTGGTAACCGACCAGATTCCGGATACTGCGGCCCAGCGGGGGCTCACGCCACAGGAGGTTGTCAGCGAGGTGATGCTCTCGGAGTCCCGCTCGACGGAGATGATGGATCCTGTTGAGGTCGCAAACCTGTTCGTGTTCGGGCTCTCTCAGCACGGGCAACACCTGAACGGCGGCGACCTCAGGTGGGACGGCGGGATGACGCTAACCTATTGA
- a CDS encoding ArsR family transcriptional regulator, with the protein MSETSTDAADSGPFAEQQRLFKLLSQDTRHLIIQELLGHPAHLMSLAELEYMTGKSQAAIKDQLETLIEAGILARYTYEPSEKKRDLPSQFYGFTRRGVEVLHDYKYLRGLPVARALYENTRKTEKIERHESAPRPELPAAVAEALEFDEPDLDAVDGGTTP; encoded by the coding sequence ATGAGCGAAACCTCCACTGACGCGGCCGATTCAGGGCCGTTTGCGGAACAGCAGCGGTTGTTCAAGCTGCTGTCTCAGGATACGCGCCACCTCATCATCCAGGAGCTTCTGGGCCATCCTGCACACCTCATGTCGCTCGCCGAACTCGAGTATATGACTGGCAAGAGCCAGGCGGCCATCAAAGACCAGCTGGAGACGTTGATCGAAGCGGGGATCCTCGCACGCTACACGTACGAACCGAGCGAGAAGAAACGCGATCTCCCATCGCAGTTCTACGGATTCACCAGGCGAGGTGTCGAGGTCCTCCACGATTACAAGTATCTGCGCGGTCTCCCGGTCGCCCGGGCTCTCTACGAAAACACGCGTAAGACCGAAAAGATCGAACGCCACGAATCGGCGCCGCGCCCGGAGCTGCCAGCGGCGGTTGCAGAGGCACTCGAATTTGATGAACCCGACCTCGACGCCGTTGATGGCGGTACAACCCCGTAG